CTGTGTTAACACGTCCGGTGGGATTCCGCGTGTGGGAGAAAGGACGTGGGTGCTGAGCAAGCTCGCCCCCAGCCAGCGCGTCCTGAAGGGACCCCAGAACTCAGGCTGCGGCCACCAGGGGTGGGCAGACCCTCGCTCTGCACCTCACATCGGCTCTGGCCCCTGCTGGCTTTGTGACCTTGCACGATTAAGTGACTTATTTCCGTTTGCATCTGTCAAACAGGGTGGGACATACACGTCCCCAGTTGCCTGAGGGTAAATGAGATGGCACAGCACAGCGTGGCTCTCAACCCCCCATCCACCTTTTGTCAAATTGTCAAAAAGCctctctctgggatccctgggtggcgcagcggtttggcgcctgcctttggcccagggcgcgatcctggagacccgggattgaatcccacatcaggctcccggcgcatggagcctgcttctccctctgcctgtgtctctgcctctctctttctctctgtatgactatcataaataaataaaattaaaaaaaaaaaaaaagcctctctcTCCGGCGTCAGATCTCAGATTAAACAGAAGCACCCGCGTGCCCCTTCCTCAGCTACAGCAGGGCTGAACCTGAGACCTGGCTCTCACAGCCTGCTCCGTCTCCCAGAAAGCACAGCTTGGTGAGCTCCTGCGGGCAGTCCCAGCCTTTCCAGAAATGACCTCGGGAGGAGTAAGACACGCACGTTCTCTTACTGGGAAACTCACCTCCCAAGCAGCAACCGCTACAAACCGCAGCAGAGCAATCGTGTGTCACTAGATGAAAACGGGAGCCAGGCCCCGAACCAACACTGCGAAGCCTGCCGGGCTGGGGCAGAGCCGGAGGCCGGGACCCCCGGGGGGCGGTGGCCTCGGGGGAAACCCACGGGGAAACCCGTGGGGAGGACGCGCTTTACCTAAGGGCACGGTGACGATGACATGATGCacagggaagcagactccatcctcACACTCCACCAACACCGGAAACGTCTCCCCAGGAGACGCGGCCTCCTGGAAGGACCCGTTCCAGTGAATGGTCTTCACAGGCTTGTTAAAAATGATCATATCCTCTGGCAAGGAGGCCATTATGTGGTTTGTGAGGCCCTGATAACCCCTAGGAGAGACGGGAGGGGGGGGACGGTGCTGTCGGAGGGGGCTGCCGAGGACCGCACGGGCCCCCCAGGGGTCTCCAGGCCACCTCGAACACCGGTACCGGGGCCCTGGCTAAAGAGGCTCATGGGAGCACGAGCCGACGGAGCTGTGAGAGAACGagcccccctctcccccgccTGGAATCCTACTTCTGATCACAAATGATCAAGGAGCCTTGGGGTGATGCTGGGGAGCCCAGCGGGACCACCCTGCCTGGGTGCATGGGTGGGGGGGGTCCCAGGATACAGGAGGGGCCCGAGTGCATGGATGGGGAGTCCCAGGGTACAGGAGGGGCCTGAGTGCATGGATGAGGGGGCCCGGGGTACAGAAGGGGCCTGGGTGCTTGGGGGGCCCAGGGTACAGAAGGGGCCTGGGTGCATGGGGGGTCCCAGGATATAGGAGGGACCCGGGTGCATGGGGGTTCTAGGCTACAGGAGGGGCCCGGGTGCATGGGGGGGCCCCAGGGTATAGGAGGGGCCTGGGTGCATGGGAGGCCCAGGCTACAGGACGGGCCCGGGTGCATGGGGGGTTCCCAGGGTACAGGAGGGGCCTGGGTGCATGGGGGGTCCCAGGGTACAGGAGGGGCCCGGGTGCATGGGGGTCCCGGGGTACAGGAGGGGCCTGGGTGCATGGGGGGGGTCCCAGGGTACAGGAGGGGCCTGGGTGCATGGGGGTCCCGGGGTACAGGAGGGGCCTGGGTGCATGGGGGGGGTCCCAGGGTATAGGAGGGGCCCGGGTGCATGGGGGTGTCCCAGGGTACAGGAGGGGCCCGGTGCATGGGGGGCGAGCACCTACCCAGGAAATGTGCAGTCCAGCCCCGGCAGCACGGTGTACTCCCCGAAGGGCGCCAGGGCCACGAGGTCCATGCTGTGGGTTCCGCTCACGCAGCACTCCACGTTGAGGAAGTTGTGCATCAGGGCGAGCCGCAGCCTCCTGGCGTCCTCGCGGTCCGTCCAGCCGGCCGCCAGCGCCCTGAGCGCGCCCCTCACGTACTCCCCGACGctgggcgcgggcgcggcggccCCACGCACGAACTCGCGGGCCTGGTCTATGAGGCTGTGGAACAGACTGGCCGTCTCCGCCACCAGCTCGCGGCTCACGCTGACCCCGGAGCTGGCGTAGGTCACCGAGGGCAGGCCCACGTGCCCCCCCGTCTCCATCCGCTGGTTCTCCTCCGACAAGTCCTTCTCCCGCAGCAGCCGGTGCTCGGCCGCCAGCTCAAAGACGGGGTTGCCGCGGGAGGGCCCGTGGATCCAGTGCGCGCCCAGCTCCAGCACGCCACCTGCGGGGCAGCAGACGGCCGGGCCTGCGCCGAGCGCTCCTCCGGGCCgccttccccagccccaggcctcgTTCGAGGAGCCCCTTAGCCCTTGAGGGGGCtggcccgcccccgccctcggAGGGCCCCcgcggaggggcaggggcagcaggggtgctcgagggggcggccgcggggcccggCTCGGCGGGGATTGGGGACCGCGGCCTTGACCCGAGGCGCGGGGTGGGGCGCACGGGCCCTCGGGGGGCTCGGGGTCGCTGAACCCGGGCGCAGGCGGGCAGCGCCCGTGGGGCTccggggctgggctctgggagggGCTGCGGGAGGCGGTTACCGAAGCCGCGCTCCGAGCGGATGCGGCCGCCGGCGCGGGCCGTGGCCTCCAGGACCCGCAGCTGCGAGAAGGCCCGGTGCGCGCGGAGCCTCTGCGCGGCGCCCAGCCCCGCGATGCCGCCGCCCACCACCAGCACCCGCCGCCCGCGGCCCGGCCGCTCCGCCTGGCCTCCGCTCCACTCCATCGCGCCCATCCACTCCGTGCGTCCGGCCGCGGCGAGGTGCGGAGAGCCCCGAGGGgaccggggcggggcgggaggcggggcgatgtggaggggcggggagggacggggcgcggggccgccggCAGCcggaggggggcg
This portion of the Vulpes lagopus strain Blue_001 chromosome 2, ASM1834538v1, whole genome shotgun sequence genome encodes:
- the PAOX gene encoding peroxisomal N(1)-acetyl-spermine/spermidine oxidase isoform X2, with amino-acid sequence MGAMEWSGGQAERPGRGRRVLVVGGGIAGLGAAQRLRAHRAFSQLRVLEATARAGGRIRSERGFGGVLELGAHWIHGPSRGNPVFELAAEHRLLREKDLSEENQRMETGGHVGLPSVTYASSGVSVSRELVAETASLFHSLIDQAREFVRGAAAPAPSVGEYVRGALRALAAGWTDREDARRLRLALMHNFLNVECCVSGTHSMDLVALAPFGEYTVLPGLDCTFPGGYQGLTNHIMASLPEDMIIFNKPVKTIHWNGSFQEAASPGETFPVLVECEDGVCFPVHHVIVTVPLGFLKEHVDTFFEPPLPTEKADAIRKLGFGTNNKIFLEFEEPFWEPGCQHIQVVWEDMSPLEDVASQLQDVWFKKLIGFWVLPSSESVHVLCGFIAGLESEFMETLTDEEVLLSLTQVLRRVTAPDTVCRGSHASDVLLHHTRGSAVWLEGGRPAHCSAGSPGPAARAPALSPAPPLLCQGEADTVLSSDSIWPGLRFGDVHDSLPFVVTGSSSHFSRLSLSLARAELDPSARSSWRNETQDATAAAEGMHIKCVKASVSPRP
- the PAOX gene encoding peroxisomal N(1)-acetyl-spermine/spermidine oxidase isoform X1; this translates as MGAMEWSGGQAERPGRGRRVLVVGGGIAGLGAAQRLRAHRAFSQLRVLEATARAGGRIRSERGFGGVLELGAHWIHGPSRGNPVFELAAEHRLLREKDLSEENQRMETGGHVGLPSVTYASSGVSVSRELVAETASLFHSLIDQAREFVRGAAAPAPSVGEYVRGALRALAAGWTDREDARRLRLALMHNFLNVECCVSGTHSMDLVALAPFGEYTVLPGLDCTFPGGYQGLTNHIMASLPEDMIIFNKPVKTIHWNGSFQEAASPGETFPVLVECEDGVCFPVHHVIVTVPLGFLKEHVDTFFEPPLPTEKADAIRKLGFGTNNKIFLEFEEPFWEPGCQHIQVVWEDMSPLEDVASQLQDVWFKKLIGFWVLPSSESVHVLCGFIAGLESEFMETLTDEEVLLSLTQVLRRVTGNARLPAPRSVLRSRWHSAPYTRGSYSYVAVGSTGEDIDRLARPLPEDGAEAQLQILFAGEATHRTFYSTTHGALLSGWREADRLIALQDPQAQQPGPQL